The sequence CCCCGAGGCGGGTAGCGAGCGGCTGCGCAGCGTCATCAACAAGGGGATCACCGAGGAGGCGCTGCTTGATAACGCGCGCTCGGTGTACGGCAACGGCTGGCGCCTGATCAAGCTCTACTTCATGATCGGCCTTCCGACCGAGACCATGGAGGACGTCGACGGCATCGTGGAACTTTCCCGCGAGGTGAAACGGCAGGGGAAGCTCGCCGGCAACGGCGGCGACGTCAACGTGTCGGTGTCGAGCTTTGTACCTAAGCCGCACACCCCGTTCCAGTGGGAGCCGCAGATAACCGAGGCCGAGATCGTCGAGAAGCAGCGTCACCTGCGCGACGCCCTCAAGAAAAAGAAGCTGATCATGAAGTGGCAGGATGCCTCCCTCTCCGGCATGGAAGGGGTCTTCGCCCGCGGCGACCGGCGCCTGTCGCGCCTTCTCATCGAGGCGCACCGGCTCGGGTGCCGCTTCGACGGCTGGTGGGAGCATTTCGACCGCAGCAAGTGGGCGCAGGCCTTCGAGAATTGCGGGATCGATCCCTCCTTTTATCTGAGAAGACGCGAAGTCGACGAGGTGCTCCCCTGGGATCACATCGACTGCGGCGTGACCAAGGAATTCCACCTGAAGGAGCGCGAGGCGGCGCTCATCGGGGCGGCGACGCCCGACTGCCGTTTCGACCGCTGCACCGGGTGCGGCGTCTGCGACTTCAAGGAAGTTAAACTGAGACTGAACGATCCCGTCCCCTTCGGCACCTACGCCTGCGAGGCCGCGCAGCAGGAGCAGACCGAAGAGGGGACCAGGATCCGCATCCGATTCGAGAAGGTGGGGCGCATGCGTTTCCTGAGCCACCTCGAGATGCTGACCCTCTTCACCAGGGCGGTCGGCCGCTCCGGCATCCCGATCCGCTACTCCCAGGGATTCCATCCGCACCCGAAGTTCTCCTTCGCCACCGCGCTGTCGGTCGGCATCGAGTCCTACGCGGAGTACATGGACTTCGAGGTGAACACAGGCTACACGGCGGACGAGCTGAAGGAAGCGTTGAACGCGACCCTTCCCGGAGGGGTCCGGGTGCTGGAGTCGAGCGAGATCCCGCTGCGGGCCCCGGCGCTTTCCGTCATCATGGACAAGGTGCGCTACCGCGTCACCCTCCCCGGCGAGCTTGCCGTATCGCTCCCGGAGAAGGTAGCCGCGTTTCTTGCCCTGGAGTCCGTGCCGCTCAGGCGCGAGAAGAAGGGGAAGGTGATCGAGTTCGACCTGCGTCACGAGCTGGTGGAACTGAAGGCTGAAGGTAACGCACTGGAGATGGTGGTCGGGCGCGGCAAGCCCGTCGAGTTTGCCTCCGCCATCCTGGACGTGCCCGCCGAGGCCCTCAAGGATGCCAGGCTGGAGAAGCTTGAAGTCCTCTTTACTGCGTAAAGCGTTCTATGTTCTACGTTCTAGGTTCTACGTTAACGTCGCTAACAGCGTCCCGACCGCGAGCCTAATGCCGTGTAGTGCCTGAGCGTTATAGCGTTTTATAGCGCCCCACGGGCCATGCATTCACGTAGAACGTAGAACATAGAACTTAGAACTGTTTTGTTTTTGAATTTATATACAGGAAGGGGTTCACATGGGAAACGAGCTGGTTATCAACACCACCTCCCACGAGACCCGCAT is a genomic window of Geomonas ferrireducens containing:
- a CDS encoding TIGR03960 family B12-binding radical SAM protein — encoded protein: MSNNILLSVEKPARYMGGEMGTVADREGALRFVLAFPDVYEIGMSHLGLQVLYGVLKEQAWIMPERAYAPWPDLEASLRAEGKSLATLEAGTPLAKADILGFTLQYELSYTNILNMMDLSGIPLLAAERPDGYPLVIGGGPCAYNPEPLADFFDAFLIGDGEEAVIELAACVRAAKEEGLTKGELLERLARIEGVYIPSFFEVSYFPDGRVERIAPVHENYRSVRRRFVADLETAYYPTSPIVPFLKTVHDRVSVEISRGCTRGCRFCQAGYIYRPVRERSPERVFEIMEEALENTGYDEISLLSLSTGDYGCLTPLLKGLMDRYSARKKAVSLPSMRVGSLSDEMAEEIRRVRKTGFTLAPEAGSERLRSVINKGITEEALLDNARSVYGNGWRLIKLYFMIGLPTETMEDVDGIVELSREVKRQGKLAGNGGDVNVSVSSFVPKPHTPFQWEPQITEAEIVEKQRHLRDALKKKKLIMKWQDASLSGMEGVFARGDRRLSRLLIEAHRLGCRFDGWWEHFDRSKWAQAFENCGIDPSFYLRRREVDEVLPWDHIDCGVTKEFHLKEREAALIGAATPDCRFDRCTGCGVCDFKEVKLRLNDPVPFGTYACEAAQQEQTEEGTRIRIRFEKVGRMRFLSHLEMLTLFTRAVGRSGIPIRYSQGFHPHPKFSFATALSVGIESYAEYMDFEVNTGYTADELKEALNATLPGGVRVLESSEIPLRAPALSVIMDKVRYRVTLPGELAVSLPEKVAAFLALESVPLRREKKGKVIEFDLRHELVELKAEGNALEMVVGRGKPVEFASAILDVPAEALKDARLEKLEVLFTA